Part of the Cereibacter sphaeroides 2.4.1 genome is shown below.
CGCGAGCCGCTCGAGCGCGTCACCATCGACGTGAGCCGCGCCCATATCTGGGACATCTCTTCGGTGCAGGCGCTGGACATGGCGGTGCTGAAGTTCCGCCGCGAGGGGGCCGAGGTGCGGATCGTGGGCATGAACGAGGCCTCCGAGACTCTCGTCGACCGGCTGGCCCTGCACGACAGGCCGGGGGCCCTGGACCGGCTCACGGCCCATTGAGAGGGAGGACGACATGACCGACAGGATCATGGCACTGGTGGACGGCTCGGGCTTCTCGCGCAGCGTCTGCCTTCATGCGGCCTGGCTCGCGCAGAGGCTGGAGCTTCCGGTGGACCTGCTGCATGTGCTGGGCCGCCGCGAGGCCGCCGATCGGGGCGATCTGTCGGGCGCGCTGCAGCTCGGCGCCCGCACCGCCCTGCTCGAGGAACTGGCCGCGCTCGATGCCGAGCGGGCGCGGCTCGCGCAGGCGCAGGGGCGGGCGATCCTCGAGGATGCGCAGGCGATCCTGGCCGCCGAGAGCGTGGAGACCACGCCCCATCTGCGGCAGGGAGACCTGATCGACACGGTGGCCGGGTTCGAGCGCTCGGGGCGGGCGCTGGTGGTTGGCAAGCGCGGCAGGGCCGCGGGCTTCGCCAGCGCCCATCTCGGCTCCAATCTCGAGCGCCTCCTGCGCGCCTCGAAGCTGCCGGTCCTCATCGTGCCCGCGGACTGCCGGCCGGTGCGCAAGGTGCTGGTGGCCCATGACGGCGGCAGAAGCGCCCGCGGGGCGATCGAGCGGATGGCGGCAAGCCCGGTCTTCCGCGGCCTTGCGATCACGCTGGCCTGCGCGGGCGGCGAGGAGGCCCGCGCGACGCTCGAGCGCGCCCGCGGCACGCTGCTGGCCGCGGGGCTGGCGGCCGAGACCTGCCTCCTGTCCGGCGCGCCCGAGGTGGCGCTCGAGCGGAAGATCGAGGCCGAGGGCTTCGACCTTCTGGTGATGGGCGCCTATGGCCACAGCCGCATCCGCACCCTGATCATCGGCTCGACCACCACCGCCCTGATCCGCGCCTGCACGGTCCCGATGCTCGTCTACCGCTGACCGGGGCGCGACAGGGCGGCCTGCCGTTTCTCGGCGGGCCGCCGGTCAGGCGCTCCCGGCCTTTCAAGCCATCGACCCGAAGAGGCTCCTATCCCGGAAAGAGGCGGGCCCGCCGGCCTACCCGGCCATCAGTCTGGACAGGCTCGGCCACTGGAACACCAGCACGCCGCCCATCACCGTCGCGGCCCCCAGCACCCGCCACAGATCCAGTGGCTTCCCCGCCAGCCCCATCAGTCCGAACCTGTCGATCAGGAGCGAGGTGAGGAGCTGCCCCGCGACAACCGCGATCATGAAGCCCGCGGCACCCATCGTCGGCATCAGGAGGATCGCGCCGGTGACGTAGACTATCCCCACCAGCCCGCCGATCCAGATCCAGGATGGCTGCGCCAGGGCCATGCCCAGATCCGGCACGGGCACCCGCATGGCCAGCAGCACCGGCAGGATGCAGATCAGGCTGACCAGCAATGAGGCAACCGCAGCCCAGAGGGGATGCCCCAGCGCACGGCCGAGCGCGGCATTGGCGCCGCCCTGAAGCGGCACGAGCGCACCCGAGACGAGCGCGAGGCAGGACAGGACAAGCAGGGGCATTCCGATCTCCTTTTCTCTGCCGCCGGTATAGGCCCCGCATCGGATGAATTTGAAATTCGACCTTGCTTCCCTATCATGCAGCATATGAATAATCTTCGTGCGGTCGATCTGAACCTTCTTGTCGTGCTGGATGCCCTTCTGGCGGAGCGCCATCTGTCGCGGGCGGCGGCTCGGCTGAACATGAGCCAGCCTGCGGTCAGCCATGCGCTCGCCCGGCTGCGGCATCTGCTGGGCGATCCGCTGTTCCGGCGCGAGGGCGGTCGGATGGTGCCCACGCTGCGCGCGCAGGCGCTGGCCCCGCCGCTGGCCGAGGCTCTTGCGCAGATCCGCAGCGTGCTCGGGCCCGATGCGTTTGACCCGGCCGCGCCGCATGTGTTTCGCCTGACCATGTCGGATTACGGCGCGGGGCTGGTGTTGCCGGGCCTGATGCGGCAGCTGCGCCGGATCGCACCGGAGATCCGGCTGGTGGTCACCCAGAAGAGCCGGGAGGCGATGATCGAGGCCGTGAGCGAAGGCGAGGCCGATCTTGCGCTCGGCGTCTTTCCCGGGCTGCCGCCGCAGCTCGAGGCGGAGCTCTTGCTGACCGACCGCTATATATGCCTGCTGGACCCGGCCCATCAGCCCGTCCGGTCCGGCGGCCTGACTGCGGAAGCCTTCTGGTCGGCTCCGCATGCCCATGTGGCGGTGCAGGGTGACTTCACCACGGAA
Proteins encoded:
- a CDS encoding universal stress protein translates to MTDRIMALVDGSGFSRSVCLHAAWLAQRLELPVDLLHVLGRREAADRGDLSGALQLGARTALLEELAALDAERARLAQAQGRAILEDAQAILAAESVETTPHLRQGDLIDTVAGFERSGRALVVGKRGRAAGFASAHLGSNLERLLRASKLPVLIVPADCRPVRKVLVAHDGGRSARGAIERMAASPVFRGLAITLACAGGEEARATLERARGTLLAAGLAAETCLLSGAPEVALERKIEAEGFDLLVMGAYGHSRIRTLIIGSTTTALIRACTVPMLVYR
- a CDS encoding DMT family transporter yields the protein MALRQKGIQHDKKVQIDRTKIIHMLHDREARSNFKFIRCGAYTGGREKEIGMPLLVLSCLALVSGALVPLQGGANAALGRALGHPLWAAVASLLVSLICILPVLLAMRVPVPDLGMALAQPSWIWIGGLVGIVYVTGAILLMPTMGAAGFMIAVVAGQLLTSLLIDRFGLMGLAGKPLDLWRVLGAATVMGGVLVFQWPSLSRLMAG
- a CDS encoding LysR substrate-binding domain-containing protein, translating into MQHMNNLRAVDLNLLVVLDALLAERHLSRAAARLNMSQPAVSHALARLRHLLGDPLFRREGGRMVPTLRAQALAPPLAEALAQIRSVLGPDAFDPAAPHVFRLTMSDYGAGLVLPGLMRQLRRIAPEIRLVVTQKSREAMIEAVSEGEADLALGVFPGLPPQLEAELLLTDRYICLLDPAHQPVRSGGLTAEAFWSAPHAHVAVQGDFTTEIDLHLKDRGGPRRLALILPHWSIAPKVIAGTDLILTVASRAVPAAPEPLIVTAPPVPLPPIPFSAIHARRRKADPALRWLIARLREVVGEEAGTAVA